From Mytilus edulis chromosome 9, xbMytEdul2.2, whole genome shotgun sequence, the proteins below share one genomic window:
- the LOC139488133 gene encoding RAD50-interacting protein 1-like, whose product MAKSEKNVHVTEYLNQNIKTLSDLKDVHKNIKETVESLGQQLHEASSSLPTEIDYATQGANDTQTEVTNIQHRKDNLHHQVVEHVRNQQDVCKELEKVTTEIQQYQYYLAYLQLIEEVDKMSSDIQTAMLTDVMSNAVESFQTMTHVYHKHSGSHCKHLLKFIKDTILFWYKILHEKLASDFEETLKSVGWPMIGNTVKSPPVHSSQHYELLEKLFMSLLAIQLPQSVSDKQDELLLPLQLMVLPLEKRFKYHFYGNRKTNNLEKPEWYLGQVLGWIRDHSSFLTKRIQPLLHKSAFKSISAKMEFIRGMVILVTDKMKTDLQDIMNDEHIFSHLIDEAILFDRELQGTHSYPHVLPCCLDVLTAGEAFNGWILIEEKFAKGKMDLMLSSETAWQSQYQGLMEMDEANLPECAESFITLMLTITDRYKSLSNPENQLRFVDLQLELLEEFRIRLVQVMDKHDPLGEQSCAIFNAIYYLTEVLQEWNNSAHFVQLQYFRKQTQPCEDSVADEVSGMLEGIFDSSIFLLDKLTEQMLKNLVHYMYTDIYAHSHLYRKQRWNILPTTKDSLGLSINACEMLLVLKDHLLRVESLLNKPIFTKIWQRLAGQLNKMVVNEIIIPNQFNETGASQIEFDMCRNLFPLFGEYTQKPENYFREIKEACILLTLKTGSACLLKELLCEEKEAVKKQNALHEQQIYKLNPTKALDVLNTRFNLPKTH is encoded by the exons ATGGCAAAATCAGAGAAGAATGTCCACGTTACAGAATACTTGAACCAAAATATAAAGACTCTATCAGATTTAAAAGatgttcataaaaatataaaagaaactgTTGAGTCATTAGGACAACAA TTACATGAAGCCAGTTCAAGTTTGCCTACTGAGATAGACTATGCTACACAAGGTGCTAATGATACACAGACTGAGGTGACAAACATACAACACCGTAAAGATAACCTTCATCATCAGGTCGTGGAACATGTTAGAAATCAACAGGATGTTTGTAAAGAACTGGAAAAAGTTACGACAGAAATTCAACAGTATCAGTATTATCTGGCATACCTACAGCTGATAGAAGAGGTTGACAAAATGAG ttcagATATTCAGACGGCTATGTTGACAGATGTCATGAGTAATGCTGTGGAAAGTTTTCAGACCATGACTCATGTTTATCATAAACACAGTGGATCCCATTGTAAACATCTCCTCAAATTCATCAAAGACACAATTCTATTCTGGTATAAGATACTTCATGAAAAACTTGCAAG TGATTTTGAAGAAACATTGAAGTCAGTTGGTTGGCCAATGATTGGGAATACAGTTAAATCTCCACCAGtacacagcagtcaacattatgaATTGCTGGAGAAACTATTTATGTCACTTTTGGCTATACAGCTTCC TCAGTCTGTATCAGATAAACAAGATGAGCTTCTACTTCCGTTACAACTAATGGTGCTACCATTGGAGAAAAGATTTAAATATCATTTCTATGgcaacagaaaaacaaataactTGGAAAAG ccTGAATGGTACTTGGGGCAGGTTTTAGGATGGATAAGAGACCACTCTTCTTTCCTCACTAAAAGAATACAACCACTGCTTCACAAATCTGCTTTTAAATCAATAAGTGCAAAG ATGGAATTTATTAGAGGAATGGTCATCTTAGTTACAGATAAAATGAAAACAGATTTACAAGATATTATGAATGATGAACACATATTTTCTCATCTGATTGATGAAGCCATTTTGTTTGATCGTGAGCTGCAGGGTACTCATAGTTACCCACATGTACTACCATGCTGTCTGGATGTGCTCACTGCTGGCGAGGCTTTTAATGGATGGATCTTGATTGAAGAAAAGT TTGCCAAGGGTAAGATGGATTTAATGTTATCATCAGAAACAGCATGGCAGTCACAGTACCAGGGACTTATGGAAATGGATGAAGCTAACCTTCCTGAATGTGCAGAAAGTTTTATCACTTTAATGTTGACAATTACTG ACAGATACAAGAGTTTAAGCAACCCAGAGAACCAGTTACGGTTTGTTGATTTACAATTAGAACTGTTAGAGGAGTTTAGAATACGTCTAGTACAGGTGATGGACAAACATGATCCACTGGGAGAGCAGTCGTGTGCCATATTTAATGCTATTTATTATTTGACAGAGGTTTTACAGGAATGGAATAACTCTGCA CACTTTGTACAGCTACAATACTTCAGAAAACAAACACAACCATGTGAAGATTCTGTTGCTGATGAG GTCAGTGGAATGCTGGAAGGAATTTTTGATTCATCTATTTTCCTCCTTGATAAACTGACAGAACAGATGTTGAAGAATTTGGTACATTATATGTATACAGATATATATGCTCACAGTCATTTGTACAGAAAGCAAAG GTGGAATATCTTACCAACTACAAAGGACTCTTTAGGTCTGTCAATAAATGCTTGTGAGATGTTATTGGTGCTAAAAGATCATTTGCTGCGAGTTGAGTCGTTACTGAATAAACCAATATTTACCAAAATATGGCAGAGATTAGCTGGACAACTGAACAAAATGGTTGTGAATGAG ATAATAATACCCAACCAATTCAATGAAACTGGTGCTAGTCAAATAGAGTTTGATATGTGTAGAAATCTGTTTCCATTGTTTGGTGAATATACACAGAAACCAGAAAATTACTTCAGAGA GATAAAAGAGGCCTGCATACTTCTGACATTAAAAACAGGATCAGCTTGTTTATTGAAAGAACTTTTATGTGAAGAAAAAGAAGCAGTGAAAAAACAAAATGCCTTACATGAGCAGCAAATATATAAACTGAATCCAACAAAAGCATTGGATGTTTTAAATACTAGATTTAATTTACCTAAAACTCATTAA